The following proteins come from a genomic window of Emys orbicularis isolate rEmyOrb1 chromosome 9, rEmyOrb1.hap1, whole genome shotgun sequence:
- the HTR2B gene encoding 5-hydroxytryptamine receptor 2B has protein sequence MSEQNTIPEYILLGTKMSYPLNGYGSGNGSLTQLSVTGEFKQNYLNDEQGNRPRWAALLILMVIIPTIGGNILVILAVSLEKKLQYATNYFLMSLAVADLLVGLFVMPIALIIILFDNAWPLPPDLCPVWLFLDVLFSTASIMHLCAISLDRYIAIKKPIQASQYNSRATALIKITVVWLISIGIAIPIPIRGIEDGDGSSTNITCALTPDRFRDFILYGSLAAFFVPLAIMIVTYFLTIQVLRKKAYLINKPPQRLTWSTVSTVFQRDVTPGSSPEKVAMLDGSRKDKVMPSTNEEIFIRRMSTAGKKSVQNISNEQRASKVLGIVFFLFLLMWCPFFITNITSVLCDSCSQEVIQRLMEIFVWIGYVSSGVNPLVYTLFNKTFREAFGRYITCNYRTAKPMKALRKCSSRISFRNSMAENSKLFMMHGMRNGISPVMYQSPMRLHSSPIQSSSAILLDTLLLTENEVDKREEQVSYV, from the exons ATGTCTGAGCAAAACACAATTCCTGAATACATCCTGCTGGGCACAAAGATGTCCTATCCATTAAACGGGTATGGATCTGGCAATGGATCTTTGACACAGCTCTCAGTAACAGGGGAATTCAAACAGAACTACCTGAATGACGAACAGGGGAATAGACCACGGTGGGCAGCTCTGCTGATCCTAATGGTGATCATCCCCACCATCGGGGGGAATATACTTGTTATACTAGCTGTGTCCCTGGAGAAAAAGTTGCAATATGCCACAAATTATTTCCTAATGTCCTTGGCGGTGGCAGACTTGCTGGTTGGATTGTTTGTGATGCCGATTGCCCTTATCATCATACTGTTTG ATAACGCATGGCCGCTTCCACCTGACTTGTGCCCTGTCTGGCTATTTCTTGATGTCCTCTTTTCCACAGCATCCATTATGCATCTCTGCGCCATCTCACTGGACCGTTATATTGCCATAAAAAAGCCAATCCAGGCCAGTCAATACAACTCTCGGGCTACAGCTCTCATCAAAATAACTGTGGTGTGGCTCATTTCAATAG GCATTGCCATTCCAATCCCGATCAGAGGTATAGAGGATGGAGACGGCAGCTCCACAAACATCACATGTGCCCTGACACCCGATCGTTTTCGTGACTTCATCCTATACGGGTCGCTAGCTGCATTCTTTGTTCCGCTTGCAATTATGATAGTCACTTACTTTCTGACCATACAAGTGCTTCGTAAGAAGGCCTACTTGATCAACAAGCCACCTCAGCGCCTAACTTGGTCTACTGTGTCTACAGTATTCCAACGGGATGTAACGCCCGGCTCATCACCTGAAAAGGTGGCCATGTTAGATGGCTCCAGAAAGGACAAGGTGATGCCCAGCACAAACGAAGAGATATTCATACGCAGAATGTCTACTGCTGGAAAGAAGTCTGTGCAGAACATCAGCAATGAACAAAGGGCCTCAAAAGTCCTGGGgattgtattttttcttttcttgttgaTGTGGTGCCCATTCTTTATAACAAACATAACTTCAGTTCTGTGTGACTCCTGTAGCCAGGAAGTTATTCAAAGGCTCATGGAGATATTTGTTTGGATAGGATATGTATCCTCAGGGGTGAACCCTCTAGTCTACACGCTCTTCAACAAGACATTCAGGGAGGCATTTGGCAGGTACATCACCTGCAATTATCGGACCGCAAAGCCAATGAAGGCCCTTCGGAAATGCTCTAGCAGGATCTCCTTCAGAAATTCAATGGCAGAAAACTCCAAACTATTTATGATGCATGGGATGCGAAATGGGATTAGTCCCGTTATGTACCAGAGCCCTATGAGGCTTCATAGCTCACCAATCCAGTCATCGTCAGCCATTCTGTTGGACACATTGCTGCTCACAGAGAATGAAGTTGATAAAAGAGAAGAACAAGTGAGCTATGTATAA